Proteins found in one Cetobacterium ceti genomic segment:
- a CDS encoding xanthine dehydrogenase family protein molybdopterin-binding subunit, translating to MKKIMKIDSKGLVTGKALYTDDLANNKNYLTIKLLRSPHASGKILEIDTKIAKKVPGVENIFTYLDVPQSKFTLAGQSFPEPSPYDRKILDEYVRYVGDPVAIIAAIDEKTALKAMKLIKVKYEIFEPVLDFENAIDNKNLVHREKAHLNHDISYDNKRNIASQYFQERGDVSCALRESHIILERTYYTQPQIHAMMETYRTSASIDIHGRLDIISSTQVPFHVKRHLARALEISPSKIKVSKPCVGGGFGGKQTCVSEIYPAFVTLKTGKPSKIVFSRKEANVYSTNRHPMRITVKIGANEDGKINGIDLNVLSNTGAYGEHASTVTPLVAFKTFPLYSTIPMRINAQIVYTNTMVSGAFRGYGATQGTFAMESALNELATALNMDPIDLRLKNLQGDIVKCIEKGKELFEWDKRKKEVSIYPNKTLGVGMAVTMQGSGIPEVDTATAMIKLNDSGEFTLYIGVTDMGQGVDTILAQMASEVLETSMDNIIVQRIDTDISPYDPGAYASSGTYVTGNAVILACNKLLEKINIFSRKYNISPKDYKKIGELSIGYCAQEQLIERATWGGNTSPPPHIAGFAQVEVDNLTGECKVLEFLSVVDCGTVINPALAKVQVEGGTVQGIGLALYEDVIFGKKGNPLNDTLMQYKIPARKDIEKLSVHFIDNYEKTGPFGAKSLGEVVINTPAPAIFEGIYQCTKKRLRKLPITPEKILLG from the coding sequence GTGAAAAAAATAATGAAAATAGATTCTAAGGGACTTGTTACTGGAAAAGCCTTATATACAGATGATTTAGCTAATAATAAAAATTATTTAACTATAAAACTTTTACGTTCTCCCCATGCTTCAGGAAAAATTTTAGAAATCGATACAAAAATTGCTAAAAAAGTTCCTGGAGTTGAAAATATTTTTACCTATTTAGATGTTCCTCAAAGTAAATTTACTTTAGCAGGGCAAAGTTTTCCAGAACCTTCCCCTTATGATAGAAAAATATTAGATGAATATGTAAGATATGTGGGAGACCCTGTGGCAATAATTGCGGCCATTGATGAGAAAACTGCTTTAAAAGCAATGAAATTAATAAAAGTAAAATATGAAATATTTGAACCAGTTTTAGATTTTGAAAATGCCATTGATAATAAAAATCTTGTTCATAGAGAAAAGGCTCATTTAAATCATGATATCTCTTATGATAACAAAAGAAATATAGCTTCACAATATTTTCAAGAAAGAGGGGATGTTTCTTGTGCTCTTAGGGAAAGTCATATTATCCTTGAAAGAACATATTATACTCAACCTCAAATACATGCCATGATGGAAACATATAGAACTTCAGCATCTATAGATATCCACGGAAGACTTGATATTATTTCTTCTACACAAGTGCCATTTCATGTAAAAAGACACTTGGCAAGAGCCTTAGAAATTTCACCTAGTAAAATTAAGGTTAGTAAACCCTGCGTCGGTGGTGGATTCGGTGGAAAACAAACATGTGTTTCTGAAATTTATCCAGCATTTGTTACTTTAAAAACTGGAAAACCTTCAAAAATAGTTTTTTCTAGAAAAGAGGCCAATGTTTATTCTACAAATAGACATCCTATGAGAATCACTGTTAAAATCGGTGCTAATGAAGATGGAAAAATAAATGGAATTGATTTAAATGTTTTATCTAATACAGGAGCCTATGGAGAACATGCTTCTACTGTAACTCCCCTTGTGGCTTTTAAAACTTTTCCTCTTTATAGTACTATCCCTATGAGAATTAATGCCCAGATAGTTTATACAAACACTATGGTTTCTGGTGCCTTTCGAGGTTATGGAGCCACTCAAGGAACTTTTGCCATGGAAAGTGCTTTAAATGAACTTGCCACAGCCTTAAATATGGATCCCATTGATTTACGTTTAAAAAATCTTCAAGGTGATATTGTTAAATGTATTGAAAAAGGAAAAGAACTTTTTGAGTGGGATAAAAGAAAAAAAGAGGTTTCCATTTACCCGAATAAAACTCTTGGTGTGGGAATGGCTGTTACTATGCAAGGTTCTGGAATTCCAGAAGTTGATACAGCCACAGCTATGATAAAGTTAAATGATTCTGGAGAATTTACTCTTTATATTGGTGTAACCGATATGGGACAAGGTGTAGATACAATTTTAGCTCAAATGGCCAGTGAAGTATTAGAAACTTCTATGGATAATATAATAGTTCAAAGAATTGATACGGATATTTCTCCATATGACCCAGGTGCTTATGCTTCTAGTGGAACCTATGTTACTGGAAATGCAGTTATCTTAGCTTGTAATAAACTTTTAGAAAAAATAAATATTTTTAGTAGAAAATATAACATTTCTCCTAAGGATTATAAAAAAATTGGAGAACTATCTATTGGATATTGTGCCCAAGAGCAATTAATTGAAAGGGCTACATGGGGTGGAAATACTTCTCCACCTCCTCACATTGCAGGATTTGCTCAAGTAGAAGTAGATAACTTAACTGGAGAATGTAAAGTTTTAGAATTTTTATCTGTTGTGGATTGTGGGACTGTAATTAATCCCGCCCTTGCAAAAGTCCAAGTAGAAGGAGGAACTGTTCAAGGAATTGGCCTTGCTCTTTATGAAGACGTTATTTTCGGTAAAAAAGGAAATCCTTTAAATGATACTCTTATGCAATATAAAATACCAGCTAGAAAAGATATTGAAAAACTTTCTGTACACTTTATTGACAACTATGAAAAAACTGGTCCCTTTGGAGCTAAATCCTTAGGTGAAGTTGTTATTAATACCCCTGCTCCTGCTATTTTTGAAGGAATTTATCAGTGTACGAAGAAAAGACTTAGAAAATTACCTATAACTCCAGAAAAAATTCTACTTGGATAA
- the yqeC gene encoding selenium cofactor biosynthesis protein YqeC yields MINYLDLKKGDILAITGSSGKTTLLFYLAQKLKKFGKVLVTTTTKIYIPDKKNYDLMFIGDMNFNKIENNSITVYGHSLENNKIIGWNPSFLKTISKHFDYILIEADGSMGKPLKGWKENEPQIPLFVNKTIGLLNPKSLYENIDENIIHRLPLFNEQFNKNNEKIISEDIFSNYINSNLLFKNSTGERFFFFNQVEDFKTFKKFFTIANKIDINGKILWGSLFNEEFYTYKKITGAILAGGFSKRMGEDKLNILLPNQKSILENTILALRDIPLDNKFLITRDNKFKELSKKYYLRFFDNKLAHLGQSEGVKLAINNCDSDGIIFIPGDMPLLETDTILKLIYEFEKSGKIVASSINNEICAPIIFPMKYKEEFNNLTGDTGGRKLLSLYPYLTINFENQLEFLDVDTQEELQKIRNLHNIWRNRK; encoded by the coding sequence ATGATTAATTATCTAGATTTAAAAAAAGGTGATATTTTAGCAATTACAGGGTCTTCTGGGAAAACAACTTTACTTTTTTATTTAGCTCAAAAATTAAAAAAGTTTGGAAAAGTTTTAGTTACAACTACAACTAAAATTTATATTCCTGATAAAAAAAATTATGATTTAATGTTTATAGGAGATATGAATTTTAATAAAATAGAAAATAATTCTATTACTGTTTATGGTCATTCCTTAGAAAATAATAAAATTATTGGTTGGAATCCTAGTTTTTTAAAAACAATCTCTAAACATTTTGATTATATTTTAATAGAAGCTGATGGGTCTATGGGAAAACCTTTAAAAGGTTGGAAAGAAAATGAACCACAAATTCCTCTTTTTGTAAATAAAACCATTGGACTTTTAAATCCTAAATCTTTATATGAAAATATAGATGAAAATATTATTCATAGATTACCTCTTTTTAATGAACAATTTAATAAAAATAATGAAAAAATTATTTCTGAAGATATTTTTTCTAACTATATAAATAGTAATTTACTTTTTAAAAATAGTACAGGAGAAAGATTTTTCTTTTTTAATCAAGTTGAAGATTTTAAAACTTTTAAAAAATTTTTTACCATTGCAAATAAAATTGATATAAATGGAAAAATTTTATGGGGTTCTCTTTTTAATGAAGAATTTTATACTTATAAAAAAATTACAGGAGCTATTTTAGCTGGAGGATTTTCTAAAAGAATGGGAGAAGATAAATTAAATATTTTATTACCCAATCAAAAATCTATTTTAGAAAATACTATTTTAGCTTTAAGAGATATTCCTCTAGATAATAAATTTTTAATCACTAGGGATAATAAATTTAAAGAATTAAGTAAAAAATATTATTTGAGATTTTTTGATAATAAACTTGCTCATTTAGGACAAAGTGAAGGGGTTAAACTAGCTATAAATAATTGTGATAGCGATGGAATTATTTTTATTCCTGGAGATATGCCCCTATTGGAAACTGATACAATTTTAAAGTTAATATATGAATTTGAAAAATCTGGAAAAATAGTAGCTTCATCTATTAATAATGAAATATGTGCCCCTATTATTTTCCCTATGAAATATAAAGAAGAATTTAATAATTTAACCGGTGATACAGGAGGAAGAAAATTACTTTCTCTCTATCCCTACTTAACAATTAATTTTGAAAATCAATTGGAATTTTTAGATGTTGATACTCAAGAAGAACTACAGAAAATAAGAAATTTACACAATATTTGGAGGAATAGAAAATGA
- a CDS encoding xanthine phosphoribosyltransferase, with protein sequence MKELKDYIKLHGKVANSSTLKVDSFINHQIDPKLMMAIGEEFKKRFQDKNINKVLTIEASGIAIGLATAFAFNVPLVFAKKKKPSTMNDMYNATVYSFTKKESYNVCVSKEFLNENDKVLVVDDFLAMGNALVGLKEILNEAGAEFVGAGIVIEKGFQEGGKFLRENGIHLESLAIIDSLENNTIKFKD encoded by the coding sequence ATGAAAGAACTTAAAGATTATATAAAATTACATGGAAAAGTGGCTAATAGCTCTACTTTAAAAGTTGATAGTTTTATCAATCATCAAATTGATCCTAAACTTATGATGGCCATAGGTGAAGAGTTCAAAAAAAGATTTCAAGATAAAAATATAAATAAAGTTTTAACAATTGAAGCTTCTGGTATTGCAATAGGTCTTGCAACAGCCTTTGCTTTCAATGTTCCTCTTGTTTTTGCTAAAAAGAAAAAACCAAGCACTATGAACGATATGTATAATGCTACTGTATATTCTTTTACAAAAAAAGAAAGCTACAATGTTTGTGTGTCTAAAGAATTTTTAAATGAAAATGATAAAGTTTTAGTTGTGGATGATTTTCTTGCTATGGGAAATGCATTAGTTGGTTTAAAAGAAATTTTAAATGAAGCTGGAGCTGAATTTGTTGGAGCTGGAATTGTTATTGAAAAAGGATTCCAAGAGGGTGGAAAATTTTTAAGAGAAAATGGAATTCATTTAGAATCCTTAGCTATTATTGACTCTCTAGAAAATAATACTATAAAATTTAAAGATTAA
- a CDS encoding hemolysin family protein, whose product MSFFVKLVIILILIGTSSFFSMSEISLAASRKIKLQRMADEGNERAVKVLKLQEDPGNYFTVVQIGLNAVAILAGIVGDGILNPYVLKILNEIFPSGGHLNHTIAFLSSFIFVTGGFIEFADLIPKRLAMIYSEEIATSFVRPMLFFVKLFKPMVFVFNGIANIILKILKTPEKRNEAITYDDIFAVVDAGAQAGVVQQKEHHLIENIFELEQRWVSSAMTTRDEIIYFTLDESEESIKEKIANYPHSKFLVCENDIDSVYGYVDSKDILPRILKGELSGLQNIKEITLKNLLIIPNTLTLSEVLDRFNERTSDFAIILNEYAHVVGLITLNDVVSTLMGDVVDTLQEEYIIKRGENSWLIDGITPIEDVKKVLDIEIFPEEDTYETIAGFMMYMLKSIPKKAAMIKYESYTFEVVDVDNYKVDQLLVTKDMVQQKLLEPIEEEK is encoded by the coding sequence ATGAGTTTTTTTGTGAAACTGGTCATCATTTTAATTTTGATAGGAACGAGTTCCTTTTTTTCTATGTCAGAGATATCTTTAGCTGCATCTCGTAAAATTAAATTACAAAGAATGGCAGATGAAGGAAATGAGAGAGCAGTAAAGGTTTTAAAGTTACAGGAAGATCCTGGAAACTATTTTACAGTTGTGCAAATTGGATTAAATGCCGTTGCAATTTTAGCCGGTATTGTTGGAGATGGAATATTAAATCCATATGTTTTAAAAATTTTAAATGAAATTTTTCCATCTGGAGGGCATTTAAATCATACAATTGCATTTTTATCATCATTTATATTTGTAACTGGTGGATTTATTGAATTTGCAGATTTAATACCTAAAAGATTAGCTATGATATATTCAGAAGAAATAGCTACATCCTTTGTTAGACCTATGCTATTTTTTGTTAAATTATTTAAGCCAATGGTATTTGTTTTTAATGGAATAGCTAATATAATATTAAAAATATTAAAAACTCCTGAAAAGAGAAATGAAGCGATTACATATGATGATATATTTGCTGTTGTAGATGCGGGAGCTCAAGCTGGAGTAGTTCAACAAAAAGAGCATCATTTAATTGAAAATATATTTGAGCTAGAGCAAAGATGGGTATCATCAGCTATGACAACAAGAGATGAGATTATATATTTTACATTAGATGAATCAGAAGAAAGTATTAAAGAAAAAATAGCCAATTATCCACATTCTAAATTTTTAGTTTGTGAAAATGATATTGATTCTGTATATGGATATGTAGATTCAAAGGATATTTTACCTAGAATTTTAAAGGGAGAATTAAGCGGATTACAAAATATTAAAGAGATAACATTGAAAAATCTTTTAATAATTCCGAATACTTTAACCCTATCAGAAGTTTTAGATAGATTTAATGAAAGAACATCTGATTTTGCAATTATATTAAATGAATATGCCCATGTGGTTGGATTAATAACTTTAAATGACGTTGTTTCTACTTTAATGGGAGATGTGGTAGATACATTACAAGAGGAATATATCATAAAAAGAGGAGAGAATTCATGGTTAATAGATGGAATAACTCCTATTGAAGATGTTAAAAAGGTTTTAGATATTGAAATATTCCCAGAGGAAGATACTTATGAAACTATAGCAGGATTTATGATGTATATGTTAAAATCAATTCCTAAAAAAGCAGCTATGATCAAATATGAAAGCTATACATTTGAGGTTGTAGATGTTGATAATTATAAAGTTGATCAGTTATTAGTGACAAAGGATATGGTTCAACAAAAATTATTAGAACCTATTGAAGAAGAAAAATAA
- the dapF gene encoding diaminopimelate epimerase: protein MNFTKMQAAGNDFVLINSFEEKLGDYSNLAEKLCHRKYGIGADGILIPEKSEIGDIKMVYFNSDGSQSAMCGNGIRCFSKYIYENKLVEKKSFSVETGDGLKYIQLTVDKENVVTKVKVDMGEGTLDPKKLPVALDKNEIINEKINIKGKEYTFSTILTGVIHTVIFVDTFDNLDINGVGREIEIHPLFPEKTNVNFVKIIDKNNVEIRTWERGAGRTLACGTGSCGTVALGNYLNLLDNNVNVHTEGGVLNISMKGKRIYMEGSATTVFKGVI from the coding sequence ATGAATTTTACAAAAATGCAAGCGGCAGGAAATGATTTTGTTTTAATAAACTCCTTTGAAGAAAAATTAGGAGATTATTCTAATTTAGCAGAAAAATTATGCCATAGAAAATATGGGATAGGAGCAGATGGAATTTTAATTCCTGAAAAAAGTGAAATTGGAGATATTAAAATGGTATATTTTAACTCTGATGGATCTCAAAGTGCTATGTGTGGCAATGGAATTCGTTGCTTTTCAAAATATATATATGAAAATAAGTTAGTTGAAAAGAAAAGTTTCTCTGTGGAAACAGGAGACGGATTAAAATATATTCAATTAACTGTAGATAAAGAAAATGTTGTAACTAAAGTTAAGGTAGATATGGGAGAGGGAACTTTAGATCCTAAAAAATTACCTGTTGCATTGGATAAAAATGAAATTATAAATGAAAAAATTAATATAAAAGGAAAAGAATATACTTTTTCTACAATTTTAACAGGAGTAATTCATACGGTAATTTTTGTGGATACCTTTGATAATTTAGATATAAATGGTGTAGGTAGAGAGATTGAGATTCATCCTTTATTTCCAGAAAAAACAAATGTTAATTTTGTAAAAATAATAGATAAAAATAATGTAGAGATAAGAACATGGGAAAGAGGTGCAGGAAGAACTTTAGCCTGTGGAACAGGTTCTTGTGGAACTGTAGCTCTGGGAAATTATTTAAATTTATTAGATAATAATGTAAATGTTCATACAGAGGGTGGAGTACTTAATATTTCCATGAAAGGAAAGAGAATTTATATGGAAGGAAGTGCTACAACTGTATTTAAAGGAGTGATCTAG
- a CDS encoding MFS transporter: protein MKSLALRRFFILYFILSVTNNLVHPITPSYIQILNLPDYMFGVLYAAMALTNFLFSPFWGRISDRKGRVYVAFISILGYAIGQAGFGMARNPEIILSFRLLSGIFAGGFTVSALAYIADISEGTDRTKYLSYYAAFTTMAASIGFLVGGLIGDINIFLVFLVQVIALVLLGFGFKTLLPESLTEENRVTEKLTLGDRFKIFSWKDSKDFMTPAILLFLLSVMIASFGTAGYDNAFNFYIKADLGFKPSYNGIIKAVTGLIGLTANFTLNVWIIKHFNERKAIICIFLLAAFSIGIVVMVGAPIWFIVANIGFYLFNAMYIPIQQGLMTRGQKHKYGVLSGLFSSAKALGMILGALFAGFVYEYGSKLPFYSAGVAFLLAGVISYINYKQYKKIGY, encoded by the coding sequence TTGAAAAGTTTAGCATTGAGAAGATTTTTTATTTTGTATTTTATTTTAAGTGTAACTAATAATTTAGTGCACCCAATAACACCAAGTTATATTCAAATTTTAAACTTACCAGATTATATGTTTGGAGTGTTATATGCGGCTATGGCACTGACTAACTTTTTATTTTCACCATTTTGGGGAAGAATAAGTGATAGAAAAGGAAGAGTATATGTAGCTTTCATATCAATTTTAGGGTATGCTATTGGACAAGCTGGATTTGGTATGGCAAGAAATCCTGAAATTATACTATCTTTTAGACTTTTAAGTGGAATATTTGCAGGTGGATTTACTGTTTCAGCTCTTGCTTATATAGCGGATATATCAGAGGGAACAGATAGAACTAAATATTTATCATATTATGCAGCGTTTACAACAATGGCTGCTTCAATAGGATTTTTAGTTGGAGGATTAATAGGAGATATTAATATATTTTTAGTATTTTTAGTTCAAGTTATTGCTTTAGTTCTTTTAGGTTTTGGATTTAAGACTTTACTTCCAGAAAGTTTAACAGAGGAAAATAGAGTTACCGAAAAATTAACCTTAGGAGACAGATTTAAAATATTTAGCTGGAAAGATTCAAAGGATTTTATGACTCCAGCAATTTTATTATTTTTATTGTCAGTTATGATTGCAAGTTTTGGAACAGCAGGATATGATAACGCCTTTAACTTCTATATAAAAGCAGATTTAGGTTTTAAACCTTCATATAATGGAATAATAAAAGCGGTTACAGGATTAATAGGATTAACAGCTAATTTTACATTGAATGTATGGATTATTAAACATTTTAATGAGAGAAAAGCAATTATTTGTATTTTCTTATTAGCAGCTTTTTCTATAGGAATTGTTGTTATGGTTGGAGCTCCTATTTGGTTTATTGTTGCAAATATAGGTTTTTATTTATTTAACGCTATGTATATTCCTATACAACAGGGACTTATGACAAGAGGTCAAAAACATAAATATGGTGTTTTATCAGGACTATTTAGTTCAGCAAAAGCTTTAGGAATGATCCTAGGAGCCCTATTTGCTGGATTTGTCTATGAATATGGAAGTAAATTACCATTTTATTCAGCAGGAGTTGCTTTTCTCTTAGCAGGAGTTATTTCATATATAAACTATAAGCAATATAAAAAAATAGGATATTAA
- the fabG gene encoding 3-oxoacyl-[acyl-carrier-protein] reductase: protein MNRIEGKIALVTGGARGIGRTIVEKLASEGAQLVISCDMGETTFEQENVRHEILNVTDREAIKELVKKIKEEFGRIDILVNNAGITKDAPFVRMSEDAWDAVINVNLKGVFNMTQAVAPLMTKNKKGSIINISSVVGLYGNIGQTNYSATKGGVIAMSKTWAKELARKGAQVRANCVAPGFIQTPMTDVLPEEVIQGMLDRTSLGKLGTPEDIANAVLFLASDESSYITGQTIEVSGGLAL, encoded by the coding sequence ATGAATAGAATAGAGGGTAAAATAGCTCTTGTAACAGGTGGAGCTAGAGGAATAGGAAGAACTATAGTTGAGAAGTTAGCCTCTGAAGGTGCTCAATTAGTAATCTCTTGTGATATGGGAGAAACTACTTTCGAACAAGAAAATGTAAGACACGAAATCTTAAATGTAACAGATAGAGAAGCTATAAAAGAATTAGTAAAGAAAATCAAAGAGGAATTTGGAAGAATTGATATTCTTGTTAATAATGCTGGTATAACTAAGGATGCTCCATTTGTAAGAATGTCTGAGGATGCTTGGGATGCTGTTATAAATGTAAACTTAAAAGGTGTGTTTAATATGACTCAAGCAGTTGCGCCTCTTATGACTAAAAATAAAAAAGGTTCAATAATAAATATCTCTTCAGTAGTAGGTCTTTATGGAAATATTGGACAAACTAACTACTCAGCTACAAAGGGTGGAGTTATTGCTATGAGTAAAACTTGGGCAAAGGAATTAGCTAGAAAAGGTGCTCAAGTAAGAGCAAACTGTGTTGCCCCTGGATTTATTCAAACTCCTATGACTGATGTTTTACCAGAAGAAGTTATCCAAGGTATGTTAGATAGAACTTCTTTAGGAAAATTAGGAACTCCTGAGGATATTGCAAATGCTGTATTATTCTTAGCAAGTGATGAATCTTCTTATATTACAGGACAGACTATTGAAGTTAGTGGAGGATTAGCTCTTTAA